One segment of Spiroplasma cantharicola DNA contains the following:
- a CDS encoding lipoprotein, which yields MKKLLSLLGTISLVTTSSATVVACGEKTEPPDPIINNEALIKEFKIEVENIFQKHLDENVYKNLIGLPDTEIKNKFLNQTKIIEYTGAKASEIDQFDLQQLEHDIKNVLDIDILTKELNKLKNINKYKIILNDVNNLFKNLIIEWDSLVIKSYQEAETKKDEIFLGNVIVNYKIVVNYKGEKDIESFELGNNMKYTSTNNTALKVASDDFYQNIAKDYFLSSKAEDRKHTNIKWNNINSTGKKEYDGFGIVESEFEKYFEIDSNTNGFKDSMIEFIKSNYFEKVGNTLPLSFEGDLIYKSSEMKKYSLLQTINKWETFYNQEDSIKFDYKNDKGRLFLETVFRKDPNLPETKNSLSTYYFTKENYEIWKTNFDIQKDNFLKELKIDKEKDNFIETDEYKKSINLGYINLTGLSINLAEGSYIHELPDFRIAINYLIGDDQTPSKDLSLLSEFTVDTLKAFHKMFGVSHAYEYPEYNSKDDFLMTLKRSELTDAIVDKFYSGHDNSGDFVKTFSLFDSQNLGFYRQQMFDEAKLPDSEYFFGFSNLAKKTIWVYNNWFWKANKKVGINISWRDISGNRSDRIMTFQLGYLNFHIDLDQITLGAKEVGNKELIKFI from the coding sequence ATGAAAAAATTATTAAGTTTGCTGGGTACTATAAGTCTTGTAACTACAAGTAGTGCAACAGTAGTTGCTTGTGGTGAAAAGACAGAACCACCAGATCCAATTATAAATAATGAGGCTTTAATTAAAGAGTTTAAAATAGAAGTAGAAAATATTTTTCAAAAGCATCTTGATGAGAATGTTTATAAAAATTTAATTGGATTACCCGACACAGAAATAAAAAACAAATTTTTAAATCAAACTAAAATAATTGAATATACTGGTGCAAAAGCAAGTGAAATTGATCAGTTTGATTTACAGCAACTTGAACATGATATTAAAAATGTTTTGGATATTGATATTTTGACAAAAGAATTAAATAAATTAAAAAATATAAATAAATACAAAATTATTTTAAATGATGTTAATAATTTATTTAAAAATTTAATAATTGAATGAGATTCTTTAGTAATTAAATCTTATCAAGAAGCAGAAACTAAAAAAGATGAAATATTTTTGGGAAATGTAATTGTTAATTATAAAATTGTAGTTAATTACAAAGGTGAAAAAGATATAGAATCTTTTGAATTAGGCAATAATATGAAGTATACATCAACTAACAATACTGCTCTAAAAGTAGCAAGTGATGATTTTTATCAAAATATTGCAAAAGATTATTTTTTGTCTAGTAAAGCAGAAGATAGAAAACATACAAATATAAAATGAAATAATATAAATTCTACTGGTAAAAAAGAATATGATGGTTTTGGAATTGTAGAATCAGAATTTGAAAAGTATTTTGAAATTGATTCTAATACAAATGGATTTAAAGATTCTATGATTGAATTCATTAAAAGCAATTATTTTGAAAAAGTTGGAAATACTTTACCACTTTCATTTGAAGGAGACTTAATATATAAATCATCTGAAATGAAAAAATATTCACTTTTGCAAACAATAAATAAGTGAGAAACTTTTTATAATCAAGAGGATTCAATAAAATTTGACTATAAAAATGATAAGGGAAGATTATTTCTAGAAACAGTTTTTAGAAAAGATCCAAATCTTCCAGAAACAAAGAATAGTTTATCAACTTACTACTTTACAAAAGAAAATTATGAAATATGAAAAACAAATTTTGATATTCAAAAAGATAATTTCTTAAAAGAATTAAAAATTGATAAAGAAAAAGATAATTTTATTGAAACAGATGAGTATAAAAAATCAATTAATTTAGGTTATATTAATTTAACTGGCTTATCAATTAATTTAGCAGAGGGAAGCTATATTCATGAACTACCAGATTTTAGAATAGCTATTAACTATTTAATAGGTGACGATCAAACTCCTTCAAAGGATTTAAGTTTATTATCTGAATTTACTGTAGATACTTTAAAAGCCTTTCATAAAATGTTTGGAGTTTCTCATGCATATGAATATCCAGAATATAATTCAAAAGATGACTTTTTAATGACTTTAAAAAGAAGTGAATTGACTGATGCAATTGTTGATAAATTTTATAGCGGACATGATAATTCTGGAGATTTTGTTAAAACTTTTAGTTTATTTGATTCTCAAAATTTAGGTTTCTATAGACAACAAATGTTTGATGAAGCAAAACTTCCTGATAGTGAGTATTTTTTCGGTTTTTCAAATTTAGCTAAAAAAACGATTTGAGTTTATAATAATTGATTTTGAAAAGCAAATAAAAAAGTTGGTATTAATATAAGTTGACGTGATATTTCTGGCAATAGAAGTGATAGAATAATGACTTTTCAATTAGGTTATTTAAATTTCCATATAGATTTAGATCAAATTACTTTAGGAGCTAAAGAAGTTGGAAATAAAGAATTGATTAAATTCATATAG